Proteins from one Halovivax limisalsi genomic window:
- a CDS encoding Lrp/AsnC family transcriptional regulator codes for MTGTDDDIDDVDRGILHRLQQDARNESAREIATAVGVSAGTVRNRIEKLESAGIIRGYLPDIDYERAGYQLTILFTCTASAPSAELTETILDKHGVVTVRTLLAGTENYHVTVVGTDTDDVSSIADSIRECGLEIVRADVLDAEVVQPFNHFGTEGSEADE; via the coding sequence ATGACCGGCACCGACGACGATATCGACGACGTCGACCGCGGCATCCTGCACAGGCTCCAGCAGGACGCCCGAAACGAGTCGGCCCGAGAGATCGCCACGGCGGTCGGGGTCTCCGCGGGGACGGTTCGAAACCGCATCGAGAAGCTGGAGTCCGCCGGGATCATCCGGGGGTACCTTCCGGACATCGACTACGAGCGGGCCGGCTACCAGCTCACGATCCTCTTTACCTGCACGGCGTCGGCCCCGTCAGCGGAACTCACCGAAACAATCCTCGACAAACACGGCGTCGTAACGGTGCGGACGCTCCTGGCCGGCACCGAAAATTACCACGTGACCGTCGTCGGCACGGATACGGACGACGTCTCGTCCATCGCCGATTCGATCCGCGAGTGCGGCCTCGAGATCGTCCGGGCCGACGTTCTCGACGCGGAAGTCGTCCAGCCGTTCAATCACTTCGGGACGGAGGGCTCCGAAGCGGACGAATGA
- a CDS encoding YgaP family membrane protein → MDRNVGGLDRIVRGVVGIWLLVVAVAALAVGARGRATIAAVAGAGLCWNALTRFCGGNYLLGIDTTGDNCDRG, encoded by the coding sequence ATGGACCGAAACGTTGGCGGACTCGATCGCATCGTCCGTGGTGTCGTCGGAATCTGGCTACTCGTCGTCGCCGTCGCGGCCCTCGCCGTCGGGGCTCGCGGACGGGCGACGATTGCAGCCGTCGCGGGAGCCGGTCTCTGCTGGAACGCCCTGACCCGGTTTTGCGGGGGGAACTACCTGCTTGGCATCGACACGACCGGCGATAACTGCGATCGCGGGTGA
- a CDS encoding helix-turn-helix domain-containing protein, with product MKRVRLTLHPTDSYAPALYERLAGGAAFLDRVRIENWNVAKPPTAFLLRLTGDYRRFEAELAAAEMVDAYELLPIAERECHCFLEGRVDPAARSLFETFTRGSLLTIPPVVCHDDGSNSFTIVGTDADIQRAVEAVPDDVGLVIDAVGGETVAPADARAALSPRQRTAVETALELGYYEVPRTATTADVAAELDCATATAAEHLQRAEARVLETLFRR from the coding sequence ATGAAACGCGTCCGGTTGACGCTGCACCCGACCGATTCCTACGCGCCGGCGCTGTACGAGCGGCTGGCGGGCGGCGCCGCGTTCCTCGATCGGGTGCGCATCGAAAACTGGAACGTCGCGAAGCCGCCGACGGCGTTTTTACTCCGGCTCACGGGGGACTATCGGCGGTTCGAGGCCGAACTCGCCGCCGCCGAGATGGTGGACGCGTACGAACTCCTCCCGATCGCCGAACGGGAGTGTCACTGCTTTCTCGAGGGGCGGGTCGACCCGGCCGCGCGATCGCTGTTCGAAACCTTCACCCGGGGGAGCCTGCTGACGATTCCGCCGGTCGTCTGTCACGACGACGGGTCGAACTCGTTCACGATCGTCGGGACCGACGCCGACATCCAGCGGGCCGTCGAGGCGGTGCCGGACGACGTCGGCCTCGTGATCGACGCGGTCGGCGGGGAGACCGTCGCCCCGGCGGACGCCCGCGCCGCGCTCTCGCCGCGACAGCGAACCGCCGTCGAAACCGCCCTCGAGCTGGGCTATTACGAGGTTCCCCGGACGGCGACGACCGCCGACGTCGCGGCCGAGCTGGATTGCGCGACGGCGACGGCCGCGGAGCACCTCCAGCGAGCCGAGGCGCGGGTCCTCGAGACGCTGTTTCGGCGGTGA
- the rdgB gene encoding RdgB/HAM1 family non-canonical purine NTP pyrophosphatase, with product MHLQFVTGNEGKVREAREYFDGIAEIEQVTYDYAEIQADSIEAIARRGAAEAYRERGGDEPVFVEDSGLSIDALGGFPGPYSAYVEDTLGIERVWSLAADEENRRARFRSVIASASGDPADPDVETFTGSVAGTIVAPRGDGGFGYDPIFAYNGTTMAEMEPAEKNAISHRGRALAAFAEWVAEDER from the coding sequence ATGCACCTGCAGTTCGTGACGGGCAACGAGGGGAAGGTTCGCGAGGCGCGCGAGTACTTCGACGGGATCGCCGAGATCGAACAGGTGACATACGACTACGCCGAGATCCAGGCGGACTCGATCGAGGCCATCGCCCGACGCGGCGCCGCCGAGGCCTACCGCGAACGCGGCGGCGACGAGCCGGTGTTCGTCGAGGACTCGGGCCTCTCGATCGACGCGCTCGGGGGCTTTCCGGGCCCCTACTCCGCGTACGTCGAGGACACGCTGGGTATCGAGCGCGTCTGGAGCCTGGCGGCCGACGAGGAGAACCGCCGGGCTCGCTTCCGGTCGGTGATCGCCTCCGCGTCGGGCGATCCGGCCGATCCCGACGTCGAGACGTTCACCGGGTCTGTGGCGGGGACGATCGTCGCCCCGCGCGGCGACGGCGGGTTCGGCTACGATCCCATCTTCGCGTACAACGGGACGACGATGGCCGAGATGGAACCCGCCGAGAAGAACGCCATCTCCCACCGCGGGCGGGCGCTGGCCGCGTTCGCCGAGTGGGTGGCCGAGGACGAACGGTGA
- a CDS encoding DUF7384 family protein encodes MPDRPNPARVVADADVLAADLLVGESAREALDHVRRHDWVELVASDALLAETERVVANLADADLAADHRARLDDARVAVDHPDGDHPGLASAYAGEAAHLLSFDDRLTSAAAGLTIKPRVDVSVRQPDAFATLFDPESLYEHVVGGDYPGPDRDPRA; translated from the coding sequence ATGCCTGACCGGCCGAACCCGGCCCGCGTCGTCGCCGACGCCGACGTGCTGGCGGCCGACCTGCTCGTCGGCGAATCGGCCCGCGAGGCGCTCGATCACGTCCGGCGACACGACTGGGTCGAGCTGGTCGCGAGCGACGCCCTCCTCGCCGAAACCGAGCGGGTCGTCGCCAACCTCGCGGATGCCGACCTCGCCGCCGACCACCGGGCGCGGCTGGACGACGCGCGCGTGGCTGTCGACCACCCCGACGGGGATCACCCCGGATTGGCGTCGGCGTACGCGGGCGAGGCGGCCCACCTCCTCTCGTTCGACGACCGGCTCACCTCGGCCGCCGCGGGACTGACGATCAAACCGCGCGTCGACGTGAGCGTCCGCCAGCCGGACGCGTTCGCGACCCTCTTCGATCCCGAGAGCCTGTACGAGCACGTCGTCGGCGGCGACTATCCCGGTCCGGATCGCGATCCGCGAGCGTGA
- a CDS encoding bifunctional N(6)-L-threonylcarbamoyladenine synthase/serine/threonine protein kinase — protein sequence MNSYRRVLGIEGTAWAASAAVYDSEADSTVIESDPYQPESGGIHPREAAEHMHAAIPRVVETALDHARELAAANGGKDSDGDPVEPPIDAVAFSRGPGLGPCLRIVATAARALAQTLDVPLVGVNHMVAHLEIGRHTANFDDPVCLNASGANAHLLAYRNGRYRVLGETMDTGVGNAIDKFTRHVGWSHPGGPKVERAAADGEYVDLPYVVKGMDFSFSGIMSAAKAEYDEGTPVEDVCVGLQETIFAMLTEVSERALSLTGSAELVLGGGVGQNARLREMLSEMCAARGASFHAPEPRFLRDNAGMIAVLGAKMAEAGQTLPVADSRIDPDFRPDEVVVGWREDAGRSIAATEPPERIVDGAEAVVTVDREAGVVTKRRQPKSYRHPALDERLRRERTAIEARLTSQARRVGVPTPVLCDVDPFESTITFASVGDRDLRDALSVDRVRAVGRHLAAIHDAGFVHGDPTTRNVRVRGPGPERSTDGEGSDSTASTPGPTYLIDFGLGYHTDHVEDYAMDLHVFDQSLVGTANEPEPLRDAFLEAYEEAGDERVLDRLADIEGRGRYVGE from the coding sequence GTGAATTCCTACCGGCGCGTCCTCGGAATCGAGGGCACGGCCTGGGCCGCCAGCGCCGCCGTCTACGATTCCGAGGCCGATTCGACGGTCATCGAGAGCGACCCGTATCAGCCCGAGAGCGGCGGCATTCACCCGCGCGAGGCCGCCGAACACATGCACGCGGCCATCCCGCGGGTCGTCGAGACGGCCCTCGATCACGCCCGCGAGCTGGCCGCGGCGAACGGCGGGAAGGATTCTGACGGCGATCCCGTCGAGCCGCCGATCGACGCCGTCGCCTTCTCGCGGGGTCCGGGGCTCGGGCCGTGTCTGCGCATCGTCGCGACGGCCGCCCGCGCGCTCGCGCAAACGCTCGACGTCCCGCTCGTGGGCGTCAATCACATGGTCGCCCACCTCGAGATCGGCCGGCACACCGCGAACTTCGACGATCCGGTCTGCCTGAACGCGAGCGGCGCGAACGCCCACCTGCTGGCCTACCGGAACGGGCGCTACCGCGTCCTCGGCGAAACGATGGACACCGGCGTCGGCAACGCGATCGACAAGTTCACCCGCCACGTCGGCTGGTCGCACCCGGGCGGCCCGAAGGTCGAGCGGGCGGCCGCGGACGGCGAGTACGTCGATCTGCCGTACGTCGTCAAGGGGATGGACTTCTCGTTCTCGGGGATCATGTCCGCGGCCAAGGCCGAGTACGACGAGGGGACGCCCGTCGAGGACGTCTGCGTCGGCCTCCAGGAGACGATCTTCGCGATGCTGACGGAGGTCTCGGAACGGGCGCTGTCGCTGACGGGCAGCGCCGAACTCGTCCTCGGCGGCGGCGTCGGGCAGAACGCCCGCCTGCGCGAGATGCTCTCCGAGATGTGTGCGGCCCGCGGCGCGTCGTTTCACGCGCCGGAACCCCGGTTCCTCCGGGACAACGCCGGGATGATCGCCGTCCTCGGCGCGAAGATGGCCGAGGCGGGCCAGACCCTGCCCGTCGCGGACTCCCGCATCGATCCCGACTTTCGGCCGGACGAGGTGGTCGTCGGGTGGCGCGAGGACGCGGGACGCTCGATCGCCGCGACGGAGCCACCAGAGCGGATCGTCGACGGCGCGGAGGCGGTCGTCACCGTCGACCGCGAGGCCGGCGTGGTCACCAAGCGCCGCCAGCCCAAGTCCTACCGGCACCCGGCACTCGACGAGAGGCTGCGCCGCGAGCGGACGGCGATCGAGGCGCGACTCACCAGCCAGGCGCGACGGGTCGGGGTCCCCACGCCCGTACTTTGCGACGTCGACCCCTTCGAATCGACGATCACCTTCGCGTCCGTCGGCGACCGGGACCTCCGCGACGCCCTCTCCGTCGATCGGGTCCGCGCGGTGGGGCGGCACCTGGCGGCGATACACGACGCCGGCTTCGTCCACGGCGATCCGACGACGCGCAACGTCCGGGTGCGCGGGCCGGGACCGGAACGGTCGACGGACGGCGAGGGAAGCGATTCGACCGCGTCGACGCCCGGTCCGACCTACCTCATCGACTTCGGGCTGGGCTATCACACCGATCACGTCGAGGATTACGCGATGGACCTCCACGTCTTCGACCAGAGTCTCGTCGGAACGGCGAATGAACCGGAGCCGCTCCGGGACGCGTTTCTCGAGGCGTACGAGGAAGCCGGCGACGAGCGCGTGCTGGATCGACTCGCGGACATCGAGGGCCGCGGGCGCTACGTCGGCGAGTGA
- a CDS encoding 30S ribosomal protein S27ae — MSRHELYGEDGTVEREECPRCGDAYLAEHGDRQHCGKCGYTEWE, encoded by the coding sequence ATGAGCCGACACGAACTCTACGGCGAGGACGGCACCGTCGAGCGCGAGGAGTGCCCGCGCTGTGGCGACGCCTACCTCGCGGAGCACGGCGACCGCCAGCACTGCGGCAAGTGCGGCTACACCGAGTGGGAGTAG
- a CDS encoding DUF2270 domain-containing protein, producing MTSEDDRRHDSLDRSDQDLGASIADDPDALLDALPHYYRGEVSQANSAQNRIDQTTNWAITVLAALLSVVFSSADMPAYLLLIGLLVLLIFLWYEIRRYRFYDLYRARVRFFQENVFADALAPSGVEHPRWREELSDDLRRPTFKVTAWEALSRRLRRIYGLLFVVVGVAWTAKVTLFTPETRWTEAAELPGVHGIVVASLLGAFFLGVLAVALWPQRRSAKGEIYGEEPGAWKEE from the coding sequence ATGACTTCCGAGGACGACCGGCGCCACGATTCGCTCGACCGCTCCGATCAGGACCTCGGCGCGTCGATCGCCGACGATCCCGACGCCCTCCTCGACGCGCTCCCGCACTACTATCGCGGCGAGGTATCCCAGGCCAACAGCGCCCAGAACCGGATCGACCAGACCACCAACTGGGCGATCACGGTGCTGGCCGCGCTACTCTCCGTCGTCTTCTCGAGCGCGGACATGCCGGCGTACTTGCTCCTGATCGGCCTCCTCGTCCTCCTGATCTTCCTGTGGTACGAGATCCGACGCTATCGCTTCTACGACCTCTACCGGGCCCGGGTCCGGTTTTTCCAGGAGAACGTCTTCGCGGACGCCCTCGCGCCGTCCGGCGTCGAACACCCGCGGTGGCGCGAGGAGCTGAGCGACGACCTGCGCCGGCCGACGTTCAAGGTGACGGCCTGGGAAGCCCTCTCCCGGCGGCTCCGCCGCATCTACGGGCTGCTGTTCGTCGTGGTCGGCGTCGCCTGGACGGCGAAAGTGACGCTGTTCACGCCGGAGACCCGGTGGACCGAGGCCGCGGAGCTGCCGGGCGTTCACGGGATCGTCGTGGCGTCGCTCCTGGGCGCCTTTTTCCTCGGCGTACTCGCCGTCGCGCTCTGGCCCCAGCGTCGCAGCGCGAAGGGCGAAATTTACGGCGAGGAACCGGGAGCGTGGAAGGAGGAGTGA
- a CDS encoding MFS transporter, which produces MSGATSSTADADEYPPLRRNPNFVRYFLGTFVSNAGDSLYNVAILWLVHELGGSTVLTGVASSLLLLPYLLQIVAGPIVDRFPIKPLLVGSQVIQGVVVLALPLAAYTGHLTVWFAIAMIPALALMTLVTSPIRSTLVPRIVADGQLSRSNSALATVTLGLDMIFDALGGIFVALLGVTTLFLVDSVTFAVASVLFAGIAVPAVEPDDDGSAESPVETYVADLRAGIDVLRGTLFVDLLLTSAVANFAVGITLAILPAFGDSLGGPAIYGLLLGALGVGRLLGSLVAPACSGLAYGRLVATTFPLAAGCWLASVAFASPLSTVLLFGIAWIPAGINGVLTETLNQSIFPADRLGRVAAIKGTAATATLPLGSLVGGLLASALGLATTMGLAAFGFAFVGVYVAVRRPLRTLPSVDAAAPADFDVTISDAE; this is translated from the coding sequence ATGAGCGGAGCGACCAGTTCGACGGCCGACGCCGACGAGTACCCGCCGCTCCGGCGAAACCCGAACTTCGTCAGGTACTTCCTCGGGACGTTCGTCTCGAACGCCGGCGACAGCCTCTACAACGTCGCGATCCTCTGGCTCGTCCACGAACTTGGCGGGTCGACGGTCCTGACCGGCGTCGCGAGTTCGCTGTTGCTCCTGCCGTACCTGCTCCAGATCGTCGCCGGGCCGATCGTGGATCGGTTCCCGATCAAACCGCTCCTCGTGGGCTCGCAGGTGATCCAGGGCGTCGTCGTCCTCGCACTTCCGCTCGCGGCCTACACCGGGCACCTGACGGTCTGGTTCGCCATCGCGATGATTCCGGCGCTGGCGCTGATGACGCTCGTCACGTCTCCCATCCGGTCGACGCTGGTTCCGCGGATCGTCGCCGACGGCCAGCTCTCGCGGAGCAACTCGGCGCTCGCGACCGTCACGCTGGGGCTGGACATGATCTTCGACGCCCTCGGTGGCATCTTCGTGGCCCTCCTGGGCGTGACGACGCTCTTTCTCGTCGACTCGGTCACCTTCGCCGTCGCCAGCGTCCTGTTCGCCGGCATCGCCGTCCCCGCCGTCGAACCGGACGATGACGGGTCCGCCGAGTCGCCGGTCGAGACGTACGTCGCGGATCTTCGCGCGGGGATCGACGTCCTCCGCGGGACGCTGTTCGTCGACCTCCTGTTGACGTCGGCGGTGGCCAACTTCGCCGTCGGGATCACGCTCGCGATCCTGCCCGCCTTCGGCGATTCGCTCGGCGGGCCGGCGATCTACGGGCTGTTGCTCGGCGCCCTCGGCGTCGGGCGACTGCTCGGCTCGCTCGTCGCACCCGCCTGTTCGGGCCTGGCGTACGGCCGCCTCGTCGCCACAACCTTCCCGCTGGCGGCGGGGTGCTGGCTCGCCTCGGTCGCATTCGCGTCGCCGCTCTCCACGGTCCTCCTGTTCGGGATCGCCTGGATTCCGGCCGGGATCAACGGCGTCCTGACCGAGACGCTGAACCAGTCGATCTTCCCCGCCGATCGCCTCGGTCGCGTCGCGGCGATCAAGGGGACGGCGGCCACCGCGACGCTCCCGCTCGGCTCGCTCGTCGGCGGACTGCTCGCGTCGGCGCTCGGCCTCGCGACGACGATGGGGCTGGCCGCGTTCGGCTTCGCGTTCGTCGGCGTCTACGTCGCCGTCCGGCGACCGCTTCGGACGCTGCCGTCGGTGGACGCGGCCGCGCCGGCGGACTTCGACGTGACGATCTCCGACGCCGAGTGA
- a CDS encoding HalOD1 output domain-containing protein, which yields MQSPHTGEPVDREPLVYEIVQQISAREAVDPLSLTPPLADVIDPDALTGLFASPTTDAASGAGIVTFEYCGYEVTVDSDGEVAVEETPANESPGDETARSV from the coding sequence ATGCAGTCACCCCACACTGGCGAGCCGGTCGACCGCGAACCGCTCGTCTACGAGATCGTCCAGCAAATTTCGGCGCGCGAGGCCGTCGATCCGCTGTCCCTCACACCGCCGCTTGCCGACGTCATCGACCCGGACGCGCTGACGGGGCTGTTCGCGTCACCGACGACGGACGCGGCGTCAGGCGCCGGGATCGTCACGTTCGAATACTGCGGATACGAGGTGACGGTCGACAGCGACGGGGAGGTCGCCGTCGAAGAGACGCCGGCGAACGAGTCCCCGGGGGACGAAACGGCCCGGTCCGTCTGA
- a CDS encoding 30S ribosomal protein S24e has product MDVAIVEETDNPMLHRTDVTFELTHDDATPSRLQVRDSLAATLNKDANEVVVRNLDTKFGMRKTVGEAKVYETADAATEVEQDHMLDRNKIGVDAEESGEEAEAEEA; this is encoded by the coding sequence ATGGACGTCGCCATCGTCGAAGAGACGGACAATCCGATGTTGCATCGTACGGACGTCACGTTCGAACTGACCCACGACGACGCCACGCCCTCGCGACTGCAGGTGCGTGACAGTCTCGCGGCCACGCTCAACAAGGACGCGAACGAGGTCGTCGTCCGGAACCTCGATACGAAGTTCGGCATGCGAAAGACCGTCGGCGAAGCGAAGGTCTACGAGACCGCCGACGCCGCGACCGAAGTCGAACAGGACCACATGCTCGACCGCAACAAGATCGGCGTCGACGCCGAGGAGTCGGGCGAGGAAGCCGAAGCGGAGGAGGCCTGA
- a CDS encoding DUF5808 domain-containing protein: protein MADKPTSGEILGVPYNFDRPSIGRMLSAYWKPGEGMLVEKPFGIGYTLNLANWRSWLVVGVAAALLWQESTGPGEDERDDENSEPVEVLVDDE, encoded by the coding sequence ATGGCAGACAAACCGACGTCCGGAGAGATTCTGGGGGTTCCGTACAACTTCGACCGACCGAGCATCGGCCGCATGCTGTCGGCGTACTGGAAACCGGGCGAGGGCATGCTCGTCGAGAAACCCTTCGGCATCGGCTACACCCTGAACCTCGCGAACTGGCGCTCGTGGCTCGTCGTCGGCGTCGCCGCCGCGCTCCTCTGGCAGGAGAGTACGGGCCCGGGCGAGGACGAGCGAGACGACGAGAACTCCGAACCGGTCGAGGTCCTCGTCGACGACGAGTAA
- a CDS encoding PQQ-binding-like beta-propeller repeat protein, whose amino-acid sequence MPSRRQILAGAVGAGGFGAAVAGVRTVSSDGLQLAASDWPMPRYDAAGTGHNPAGSGPADDAAVRWEQSANGAVFGSPTPILVDGTLITAGGGSFAAFDAETGEKRFERSVSYSSAPAWVGSDIYRTGTLAVTGPEGVFGLNAGGGYDLAGWSVGAERWHAPRLDSAGGLFGAATGRAPVAVGGTVIAAVPGTRRFVALDGDSGRIEWRHEVGDTGGDPLLRPVVRDGVAYLASWPNDLHAVEVESGDSLWEVELDADEILSPTATSEGIVVPDWNAVLLVDPEDGHTRWTYDYDGNATDWSAAVANDTVFLTDGDGFLHAIDLASGDEVWSTETSRQSAPVVADGVVYISTLGEATISAFDVGSGDRLWTRDGPVGPSQPIVGDGVLFVAGYDRTVALEEA is encoded by the coding sequence ATGCCCTCCAGACGCCAGATTCTCGCCGGGGCTGTCGGGGCCGGTGGGTTTGGGGCCGCTGTCGCCGGTGTCCGGACCGTCAGCTCGGACGGACTACAACTCGCCGCGTCCGACTGGCCGATGCCGAGGTACGACGCCGCCGGCACCGGACACAATCCCGCCGGATCGGGCCCGGCCGACGACGCGGCGGTTCGCTGGGAACAGTCGGCGAACGGAGCCGTATTCGGTTCCCCAACGCCAATCCTGGTGGACGGAACGCTCATTACCGCCGGCGGGGGTTCGTTCGCCGCGTTCGACGCGGAGACCGGCGAGAAACGCTTCGAGCGGTCGGTGTCGTACAGTTCGGCCCCGGCGTGGGTTGGCAGTGACATCTACCGAACCGGGACCCTCGCGGTGACCGGTCCGGAGGGTGTCTTCGGGCTGAACGCCGGCGGTGGCTACGACCTGGCCGGCTGGTCGGTTGGCGCCGAACGCTGGCACGCGCCCAGGCTGGATTCAGCGGGTGGGCTGTTCGGTGCGGCGACCGGCCGTGCGCCGGTTGCCGTCGGCGGCACGGTCATCGCGGCCGTTCCTGGGACGCGCCGGTTCGTCGCCCTCGACGGCGACAGCGGTCGCATCGAGTGGCGACACGAGGTCGGCGACACGGGCGGTGATCCGCTGCTCCGGCCGGTCGTCCGCGACGGCGTCGCGTACCTCGCGAGCTGGCCGAACGATCTCCACGCGGTCGAGGTCGAATCGGGCGACTCCCTGTGGGAGGTCGAACTCGACGCCGACGAGATTCTCTCGCCGACGGCGACGAGCGAGGGGATCGTCGTCCCCGACTGGAACGCCGTCTTACTCGTCGATCCGGAGGACGGGCACACCCGGTGGACATACGACTACGACGGCAACGCAACTGACTGGAGCGCCGCGGTCGCGAACGATACCGTCTTTCTGACGGATGGTGACGGATTCCTGCACGCGATCGACCTTGCGAGCGGCGACGAGGTCTGGTCGACCGAAACCAGTCGCCAGAGCGCGCCCGTCGTCGCGGACGGCGTCGTTTACATCTCCACGCTCGGTGAGGCGACGATCTCCGCGTTCGACGTCGGATCCGGCGACCGGCTGTGGACGCGGGACGGCCCGGTGGGTCCCTCCCAACCGATCGTCGGCGACGGTGTCCTCTTCGTCGCGGGGTACGACCGAACCGTCGCCCTGGAGGAAGCATGA
- a CDS encoding SDR family oxidoreductase, with protein sequence MPEEAVAIVTAAGSGIGEACARRLSEDGYTPVLLSRSGAAVDVADELAGVGFEGDVTDPDALAALVGAARERYGRIDAVVNNTGHPASGDLLDIADDDWHEGLDLVLLNVVRMARLVTPIMESQDDGGAFVNISTFSAFEPSTDFPVSSVLRAGLGSFTKLYADRYADAGIRMNSVQPGFVDSFEVDEETRAEIPMGRPARTDEIADAVAYLCSDQASYVTGQNVRVDGGLTESV encoded by the coding sequence ATGCCCGAAGAAGCGGTGGCGATCGTCACGGCGGCCGGGAGCGGCATCGGCGAGGCGTGCGCGCGACGGTTGAGCGAGGACGGCTACACGCCGGTCTTGCTGTCGAGATCGGGGGCCGCCGTCGACGTCGCGGACGAGCTCGCCGGCGTCGGGTTCGAGGGGGACGTCACCGATCCGGACGCCCTCGCTGCGCTCGTCGGCGCCGCGCGCGAGCGCTACGGCCGGATCGACGCCGTCGTCAACAACACGGGGCACCCGGCCAGCGGCGACCTGCTCGACATCGCCGACGACGACTGGCACGAGGGACTCGACCTCGTGCTGTTGAACGTGGTCCGGATGGCCCGGCTCGTGACGCCGATCATGGAGTCCCAGGACGACGGCGGCGCGTTCGTGAACATCTCGACGTTCTCGGCGTTCGAACCGTCAACCGACTTCCCCGTCTCGTCGGTGCTGCGCGCCGGCCTCGGGAGTTTCACGAAACTGTACGCCGACCGGTACGCAGACGCGGGGATTCGAATGAACAGCGTCCAGCCCGGCTTCGTCGACAGCTTCGAGGTCGACGAGGAGACGCGGGCGGAGATTCCGATGGGGCGGCCGGCCCGCACCGACGAGATCGCCGACGCGGTGGCGTACCTCTGCTCCGATCAGGCGAGCTACGTCACCGGGCAGAACGTCCGGGTCGACGGCGGCTTGACGGAGTCGGTGTAG
- a CDS encoding TrkA C-terminal domain-containing protein, which yields MYALVSLILIISLSMLIVRVGTVALTMTGLSEEVASFQSLSAYSGAGFTTEEAEVTTAYPARRMVVKTLIRLGSVGLVTSIATLILSFTDPTTRLRRLVILLAAALVLAALSRSRTFNELLTPLIRRTLDRTATFELRDYVGLLNLDREYCVADFEVDADSWLANERLADLELRSTEGIDVLGIRREDGTYLGAPSGEHEVTPGDTVIAYGQRERLEELADRPASDTDAHQDAKAAHRRLLALERRLDPERQPVRPD from the coding sequence GTGTACGCGCTCGTTTCGCTCATACTCATCATCTCGCTGTCGATGCTGATCGTCCGCGTCGGCACGGTCGCGCTCACGATGACGGGACTGTCGGAGGAGGTCGCGTCGTTCCAGTCGCTGTCGGCGTACTCCGGCGCCGGGTTCACGACCGAGGAGGCGGAGGTAACCACCGCGTACCCCGCGCGACGGATGGTGGTGAAGACGCTGATCAGACTGGGGAGCGTCGGGCTCGTGACGTCGATCGCGACGCTGATCCTCTCGTTTACCGACCCGACGACGCGACTCAGACGACTGGTGATCCTCCTCGCGGCGGCGCTCGTGCTGGCGGCCCTCTCGCGGAGCCGGACGTTCAACGAGCTGCTCACGCCGTTGATCCGGCGCACCCTGGATCGGACGGCGACGTTCGAGCTCAGGGATTACGTCGGGCTGTTGAACCTCGACCGGGAGTACTGCGTCGCCGACTTCGAAGTCGACGCGGACTCGTGGCTGGCGAACGAGCGGCTGGCCGATCTCGAACTTCGGTCGACGGAGGGGATCGACGTCCTCGGAATCCGGCGCGAGGACGGCACATACCTCGGCGCGCCGTCGGGCGAGCACGAGGTGACCCCCGGCGACACCGTCATCGCGTACGGCCAGCGCGAGCGACTGGAAGAACTTGCCGATCGACCCGCGAGCGATACCGACGCACACCAAGACGCGAAGGCCGCCCACCGGCGGCTCCTGGCGCTGGAACGCCGGCTCGACCCCGAGCGCCAGCCCGTGCGCCCGGACTGA